A DNA window from Coffea arabica cultivar ET-39 chromosome 6c, Coffea Arabica ET-39 HiFi, whole genome shotgun sequence contains the following coding sequences:
- the LOC140008872 gene encoding uncharacterized protein — translation MPRSSRTGELEFDPEIEKTARRLTKEAKLRKQQDSTSPSESKQEFVSSDSSSESEKEEVHIPRVAMAAPRTLRELATPNVNQQPLCITFPNTEEAFELKSGLIHLLSTFRGITGEDPHKHLKEFHVVCSTMKPQGVTEDYIKLRAFPFSLADKAKDWLFYLPSGSIITWEKLKRRFLEKFFPASRAANIRKEICGVRQANGEILYEYWERFKQLCASCPHHQIPDQLLIQYFYEGLSPMDRSMLDAASVGALVNKTTDEATLLISTMAENSQQFGVRADGAIRMVNEVNHSDLEGKLSELTSLVRQMARGQLQSVKTCGICAAPEHMTDMCPTLQEDSPEQANIVGDFSGPPPRRNDPFAPTYNPGWRNHPNFSYASKPPGFQQHFQPWPPVQQPSTSNSNMSLENMVKSLAQSTSQLQQEAQRSQQESHRFQQETRASIRNLEVQMSQLATSMSNLENSNRGKLPSQVIPNPKENASAMQLRSGKEVQSPRRAHAKEEEVPRKGEEEDEKQSSEVSRKVDIPPPFPGRFTRAKKEEFEQEILDTFRKVEINIPLLDVIRQLPKYAKFLKGLCTNRNKLTLDDNVKVGENVSAMFQRKLPQKCKDPGMFTIPCIIGNQRIEKSMLDLGASINVMPLSIFKVLNLGPLKETRVIIQLADRSNVYPEGLVEDVLVKVNEFIFPVDFYIVDMNDAYSTDSAVILLGRPFMSTARTKIDVHEGTLSVEFDGENATFNIFDAMKHLVDTESVNFVGMTNTIVQENFEQNFMRGKLDFVLQQGKTNLEVDDMEEEEVKEAIMALHSLHPLPGRFENSFLPLPTSNERILPSVQQAPNVELKELPEHLKYAYLGDNKTLPVIIANDLTAL, via the coding sequence atgccTCGATCTTCTCGTACAGGAGAATTAGAATTTGATCCAGAGATTGAGAAGACTGCAAGAAGGTTGACCAAGGAGGCAAAGTTGCGTAAGCAACAAGATTCAACGTCACCTTCAGAATCTAAGCAAGAGTTTGTTTCCAGTGATTCATCAAGTGAATCTGAAAAAGAAGAAGTGCATATTCCCCGAGTAGCAATGGCAGCCCCAAGAACTTTGAGGGAGTTGGCAACTCCTAACGTGAACCAGCAGCCATTATGCATTACATTTCCTAATACGGAAGAGGCATTTGAGCTTAAATCTGGTCTTATTCACTTACTTTCTACTTTTCGTGGTATTACAGGTGAAGACCCACATAAACACTTGAAGGAATTTCATGTGGTGTGCTCCACAATGAAACCTCAAGGAGTCACTGAGGACTACATCAAATTGAGAGCCTTCCCTTTCTCTTTGGCAGATAAGGCCAAAGATTGGTTATTTTACCTGCCATCTGGATCCATCATTACATGGGAAAAATTGAAGAGAAGATTCCTCGAGAAATTTTTCCCTGCATCTAGAGCCGCCAATATAAGGAAAGAAATATGTGGAGTTAGGCAGGCAAATGGGGAAATTCTATATGAGTACTGGGAGCGCTTTAAACAACTGTGTGCCAGTTGCCCGCATCATCAAATCCCTGATCAACTCTTAATACAATATTTCTACGAGGGATTATCACCCATGGATAGGAGCATGTTAGATGCAGCCAGTGTAGGTGCTCTGGTTAACAAGACCACAGACGAAGCCACGTTATTGATCTCCACCATGGCTGAAAATTCCCAACAATTTGGAGTGAGAGCTGATGGAGCAATAAGAATGGTCAATGAAGTGAATCACTCTGACTTAGAGGGTAAACTATCTGAGCTTACCTCTCTGGTACGTCAAATGGCAAGAGGGCAATTACAATCTGTGAAAACTTGTGGTATCTGTGCTGCTCCCGAACACATGACTGACATGTGCCCAACTCTCCAGGAGGATTCACCTGAACAAGCCAACATAGTGGGAGATTTTTCTGGACCACCTCCACGAAGGAATGATCCTTTTGCACCCACTTACAATCCAGGGTGGCGAAATCATCCTAACTTTAGCTATGCTTCAAAACCCCCTGGCTTTCAACAACATTTCCAGCCATGGCCACCAGTGCAACAACCATCCACTTCCAATTCAAACATGTCTCTTGAAAATATGGTGAAGTCACTAGCCCAAAGCACGAGTCAATTACAGCAAGAGGCTCAAAGATCTCAACAGGAGTCTCACAGATTTCAACAAGAGACTCGTGCTAGCATTAGGAATTTGGAAGTACAGATGTCTCAATTGGCAACTTCCATGAGCAACCTGGAAAATAGCAATAGAGGAAAGTTACCATCTCAAGTAATTCCTAATCCCAAGGAGAATGCCAGTGCAATGCAATTACGGAGTGGCAAGGAGGTACAGTCTCCTAGGCGTGCTCAcgccaaagaagaagaagtgcCCAGGAAgggggaagaggaagatgagaaACAATCCTCTGAAGTCTCAAGGAAAGTTGACATTCCTCCTCCTTTTCCTGGCAGGTTTACAAGAGCCAAAAAGGAAGAATTTGAGCAAGAGATTTTGGACACCTTCAGGAAAGTGGAGATCAATATTCCTTTATTGGATGTTATTAGGCAATTGCCTAAATATGCTAAATTTTTGAAGGGCTTATGCACTAATCGCAATAAGTTGACTCTGGATGACAATGTGAAGGTGGGGGAGAATGTCTCAGCGATGTTTCAAAGGAAGTTGCCCCAGAAATGCAAggatccaggtatgtttactataCCATGCATAATTGGCaatcaaagaattgaaaaaagcaTGCTGGACTTAGGTGCTTCAATAAATGTCATGCCTCTCTCAATTTTTAAAGTTTTGAATTTAGGACCCCTCAAAGAAACTAGGGTAATCATTCAACTAGCTGATAGGTCGAATGTCTACCCTGAGGGCCTAGTTGAAGATGTTCTAGTAAAGGTCAATGAATTCATTTTTCCTGTGGATTTTTACATTGTTGATATGAATGATGCATACTCTACTGATTCAGCAGTGATTCTTTTGGGTAGACCCTTCATGAGTACAGCAAGGACTAAAATAGATGTACATGAAGGGACTTTATCTgtggaatttgatggagaaaatgccacttttaatatttttgatgcaATGAAGCATCTTGTGGATACTGAATCTGTAAATTTTGTTGGCATGACTAAcaccattgtgcaagagaattTTGAACAGAATTTCATGAGGGGCAAATTGGACTTTGTCTTACAACAAGGCAAGACCAATTTGGAAGTGGACGACATGGAGGAGGAGGAAGTCAAAGAAGCTATCATGGCCTTACATTCACTACATCCGCTTCCAGGCAGGtttgaaaattcttttctacCATTACCCACTTCTAATGAAAGGATTCTACCTTCTGTTCAACAGGCACCTAATGTGGAATTGAAGGAACTGCCCGAGCATTTGAAATATGCTTACTTGGGAGATAACAAGACTTTGCCTGTAATCATTGCCAATGATTTAACTGCGTTGTAA